One segment of Ahaetulla prasina isolate Xishuangbanna chromosome 9, ASM2864084v1, whole genome shotgun sequence DNA contains the following:
- the TCIM gene encoding transcriptional and immune response regulator produces MSTSLRVSPSVHGYRFDTALRKKAVPNIFENLDQETLEKLFKNSGDRKAEERAKIILATDQDLEEKARSLMALKQRTREKLFQFLKFGKHSIKIH; encoded by the coding sequence ATGTCCACCTCTCTGAGAGTCAGCCCATCCGTTCACGGCTATCGCTTCGACACCGCCTTGCGTAAGAAAGCTGTGCCCAACATCTTTGAGAACCTGGATCAAGAGACTCTGGAAAAGCTCTTCAAAAACTCCGGCGACAGGAAAGCAGAGGAAAGAGCTAAGATTATCTTGGCCACCGACCAAGATCTGGAGGAAAAAGCCAGATCCCTCATGGCTCTGAAGCAGAGAACCCGAGAAAAACTTTTCCAGTTCCTGAAGTTCGGGAAACATTCCATCAAAATCCACTGA